A region of Moorena producens PAL-8-15-08-1 DNA encodes the following proteins:
- a CDS encoding dynamin family protein translates to MEDQQIYQSVVNSLRSAIGLLDLEQDSPLRKDVIALCDHLENPTFRIAVFGPFNYGKSTLLNALLGKRTLPIGLIPTTGAAIHIRYGEELHTRITLTDGTEISENSTEVLKRYAILDEQRCMRSDVASVEVYCPHPFLKTGVEFLDLPGTNDREAQDKLVRDQLLTADLVVQVLDGRQLMTLGERENLRDWLIDRGIKTVVFVVNFLNLLEPDQQKEVQTRLRFVAESFRSELPNTVSNLYRVDALPALRARLKGLSDQAHTTGLAMFESALQSMVAAQREKTTVRLDRVDAIATQVKAALQSKIQVINSELESAKEKHQAKLELQQKAQKLIKQGFQAAVSDFESWLYLPKLLERYQSKLVTALQQGEFNPWQAQFQQDIDGYQQAIQEWVDKACEFFEHQSPGKLVISVPDTPQVIIPEPPDSSEELKKVIPIALSTGIRLALKGKVGAAMAGGASYILSKGAKKNKSDSSADSYDHQVAQALSDAAKDYLTCFSTDAFSMVRQYQAKAEKVISLPRNQEPQDVSSQVYQLQLLNSVLERLN, encoded by the coding sequence ATGGAAGATCAGCAAATCTATCAGTCTGTTGTTAATTCTCTTAGGTCTGCTATCGGTCTGCTTGATTTAGAGCAAGACTCACCCTTGCGAAAGGATGTAATTGCCCTGTGCGACCATCTAGAAAATCCCACATTTAGGATTGCTGTCTTTGGTCCGTTTAATTATGGAAAATCCACCTTGCTCAATGCTTTGCTAGGAAAGCGCACTCTGCCCATTGGTCTAATTCCCACTACAGGGGCTGCGATTCATATCCGATATGGAGAAGAATTGCATACTCGAATTACCCTCACTGATGGCACAGAAATTAGTGAAAATAGCACAGAGGTCTTGAAGCGCTATGCTATCCTAGATGAGCAACGGTGTATGCGCTCTGATGTCGCTTCGGTAGAGGTTTACTGTCCCCATCCCTTCCTAAAAACTGGTGTAGAATTTCTGGATTTACCAGGAACAAATGACCGGGAAGCTCAGGATAAATTAGTGCGCGACCAACTGCTAACCGCAGATTTGGTAGTTCAAGTACTGGATGGTCGCCAGTTGATGACCTTGGGTGAGCGGGAAAACCTGAGAGACTGGTTAATAGATAGAGGAATCAAGACTGTTGTTTTTGTAGTCAATTTCCTGAATTTATTGGAACCTGATCAGCAAAAAGAAGTCCAGACTAGGCTACGGTTTGTAGCGGAAAGTTTTCGCTCGGAATTACCGAATACTGTTAGTAACTTGTATCGAGTTGATGCCCTACCGGCTTTGAGAGCTAGACTAAAAGGATTATCTGATCAAGCACACACCACGGGATTGGCGATGTTTGAATCAGCACTGCAAAGCATGGTAGCTGCTCAACGGGAAAAGACAACGGTTCGTCTGGATCGTGTGGATGCGATCGCAACTCAAGTTAAAGCAGCACTACAGTCTAAAATCCAAGTCATCAACTCAGAATTAGAAAGTGCCAAAGAGAAGCATCAGGCTAAACTTGAGCTACAACAAAAAGCCCAGAAATTGATTAAACAAGGATTCCAAGCCGCTGTTTCTGATTTCGAGAGTTGGCTGTATTTGCCCAAACTTTTAGAACGCTATCAATCGAAACTGGTGACAGCACTTCAGCAAGGGGAATTTAACCCTTGGCAAGCACAATTCCAACAAGACATTGATGGATATCAACAAGCAATCCAGGAATGGGTTGATAAAGCTTGTGAGTTTTTTGAGCATCAGTCCCCTGGTAAGCTAGTTATTTCCGTTCCCGATACTCCCCAAGTTATTATACCTGAGCCTCCCGACTCTTCCGAGGAGTTAAAGAAAGTTATCCCAATTGCTCTTTCTACTGGAATCCGTTTGGCTTTAAAAGGTAAAGTGGGCGCAGCTATGGCTGGAGGGGCTAGCTATATCCTCAGTAAAGGGGCAAAGAAAAATAAGTCAGATTCATCCGCTGACTCTTATGACCATCAAGTAGCCCAAGCCTTAAGTGATGCAGCTAAGGATTATCTGACTTGTTTCAGTACTGACGCTTTCTCGATGGTGCGTCAGTATCAAGCAAAGGCAGAGAAAGTGATTAGTTTGCCCAGAAATCAAGAACCACAGGATGTCAGCAGCCAGGTTTATCAGCTACAGTTATTAAATAGTGTTTTAGAAAGATTGAATTAA
- a CDS encoding class I SAM-dependent methyltransferase produces MSNNLELSEFKQEVATIYDNRSNSYDKGDFHPRLANSLIEHVDIRPGQKILDIATGTGLVAIEAAKRVGEDGRVVGVDISTGLLNQAQRKISAAGLTNIELIEADAETHYFPDNSFDRVLCCSALPLMTNVPADLRLWKGFLVPGGLIGLCVFAKTAFTTGFILQNVAQKYGVSLIFSDVTGDEEKCYSLLTAAGFDDIKIKREQLGSYITISDVEGTWDGSLKHPLCWPLQQLEPKQLEQAKADYVAEINALVTDKGIWNDITTFFVTGRKNMENS; encoded by the coding sequence ATGAGCAATAATCTTGAGCTAAGTGAGTTCAAACAAGAAGTTGCTACTATCTATGATAACAGGAGTAATTCTTATGATAAGGGGGATTTCCATCCTCGGCTTGCGAATTCTCTAATCGAACATGTTGATATCAGACCTGGACAAAAAATCTTGGACATTGCTACTGGAACTGGCTTAGTTGCTATTGAAGCAGCAAAACGGGTTGGTGAGGATGGTCGAGTGGTGGGAGTAGATATTTCTACTGGTTTACTCAATCAAGCTCAACGAAAGATCTCCGCAGCAGGGTTGACTAATATTGAGCTAATCGAAGCTGATGCTGAGACCCATTACTTTCCTGACAACAGTTTCGACAGAGTGTTATGTTGTTCAGCCCTGCCTTTAATGACTAACGTTCCTGCTGATTTACGCTTATGGAAAGGTTTTCTGGTACCAGGAGGCTTAATTGGCTTGTGTGTTTTTGCTAAAACTGCTTTTACTACTGGCTTTATTCTCCAGAACGTTGCCCAAAAATACGGAGTTTCATTGATATTTAGCGATGTGACTGGCGATGAAGAAAAATGCTACTCGTTGCTCACAGCAGCAGGCTTTGACGATATTAAAATTAAGCGGGAGCAATTGGGCAGCTACATTACGATAAGTGACGTAGAAGGCACCTGGGACGGTAGCTTGAAACATCCCCTGTGCTGGCCATTGCAACAACTAGAGCCAAAACAATTAGAACAAGCCAAGGCTGACTACGTGGCCGAAATTAATGCCTTAGTCACGGACAAAGGTATTTGGAATGATATTACTACATTTTTTGTAACCGGACGTAAAAATATGGAAAATTCTTAA
- a CDS encoding ABC transporter substrate-binding protein — protein sequence MNRVVTLTLDGDLDSGIRVTLTWGTTDKSAEGKIMSRLAPNPEIYQLYTDWQQGYRNLEYFYRNPRLTPKGLYISSVKSCEQLVDELRNTINQWLNSRSDGFDQIRNQLTTELSRHRDTRVLIQTDNPQLQRLPWHLWDVWENNHDSVEFSLIPLEYQPHPETKLRNRVRLLAILGNSDGIDIETDRNYWQQVSSLDSSSCFLVEPTREELDQKLWEKEGWDILFFAGHSYSECNDETGRIYINQEDSIIIDELMPALKQAIKNGLKLAIFNSCDGLGLANALAKLQMPQAIIMKEPVPDEVAQTFLRFFLEEFSQGKSLQKAVKLARKRLHYLENRLEKKLPYATWLPVIYHHPKAQPWRWPVSRSLVNPWIKLALATVALFGIYGIYKIATEPNPLGDKISSGEEILDTTSAPRFKQRGVEFVAECQTPLRDNLAIFSQKTWQRWERCWWTKSNYKKAGDLFLKSWQEEDKDPETLIYLNNALLEATKSDYYTIAVAVPIVRKNNGSVKNRQLAQKIIRGIAHAQIEVNLDLFQDNDKLPNNFIQKLPGKDVINGKSIKGKGLKVIIADDANIPSEAIQRAKALVKERDILGVVGHYASDMTMETVDIYNSNKLVLISSGSTTEELTEHPRKFFFRTVPTAKISAQYLVDYLVDIGYQKAAVFYNPRSPFTHSFWQEFKQEFTNQGGELVDIEHYDISKPNFNPKQAIEEIGKTQDIAIVLNPDGQVTNAVTNAIDMIKENNGRNVMVGSSGIARSKTLALKQPDLFENLVLSVSWHHLNSANPQVNQDAQTLWGKSFNSLTAWFALAYDATRGLITAIEKQNNPTRIGMQKTLRSPDFIAEGVTGKIEFEPSNGNRKNPSQILVHVVPCPNHESGLDFVPLEYSSCD from the coding sequence ATGAATAGAGTAGTTACTTTAACACTAGATGGTGACCTAGATAGTGGAATTCGAGTCACTTTGACATGGGGAACAACAGACAAGTCAGCTGAAGGAAAAATTATGAGTCGGTTGGCCCCAAACCCCGAAATTTATCAACTATACACCGATTGGCAGCAAGGATATCGTAATTTAGAGTATTTTTACCGAAACCCCCGCTTAACTCCCAAAGGACTGTACATCTCTTCGGTTAAATCCTGTGAGCAATTGGTTGACGAGTTAAGGAACACTATTAACCAATGGCTGAATTCTAGATCGGATGGCTTTGACCAGATCAGAAATCAATTAACAACTGAGTTAAGCCGTCATCGCGATACTCGGGTATTGATTCAGACCGATAATCCTCAGCTTCAACGATTACCATGGCACCTCTGGGATGTATGGGAAAATAATCATGACTCCGTTGAATTTAGTTTAATTCCCTTGGAATACCAGCCACATCCAGAAACTAAACTGAGAAATCGAGTCAGACTATTAGCTATTCTTGGTAACAGTGACGGAATTGATATCGAAACCGACCGCAACTATTGGCAGCAAGTCTCTAGCTTAGACTCATCCTCTTGCTTTCTAGTAGAACCGACACGAGAGGAGTTAGACCAAAAACTTTGGGAAAAAGAAGGCTGGGATATTCTGTTTTTTGCTGGTCATAGTTATAGCGAATGTAATGATGAAACCGGTCGAATTTATATAAATCAGGAAGACAGTATTATCATTGATGAGTTAATGCCAGCTCTCAAGCAAGCCATTAAAAACGGCTTGAAGCTAGCTATATTTAATAGCTGTGATGGCTTAGGTTTAGCCAATGCTTTAGCTAAATTACAAATGCCACAAGCGATTATTATGAAAGAGCCAGTGCCCGATGAAGTTGCCCAGACTTTTCTCAGGTTCTTTCTGGAAGAATTTTCTCAAGGAAAGTCTCTCCAGAAGGCAGTTAAACTAGCACGCAAAAGACTGCATTATCTAGAGAATCGATTAGAGAAAAAATTACCCTACGCCACCTGGTTACCAGTAATTTATCACCATCCTAAAGCACAACCTTGGCGTTGGCCAGTGTCACGATCCTTAGTAAACCCTTGGATAAAATTAGCCTTAGCCACTGTTGCACTCTTTGGCATTTACGGAATTTACAAAATTGCCACAGAGCCTAACCCACTAGGAGATAAGATTAGTTCTGGGGAAGAGATACTGGATACAACCTCTGCTCCACGTTTCAAGCAACGGGGTGTTGAATTTGTAGCAGAATGTCAGACTCCCTTGAGAGATAACTTAGCTATTTTTAGTCAAAAAACTTGGCAACGATGGGAGAGGTGTTGGTGGACAAAATCTAACTATAAAAAAGCTGGTGATTTATTTTTAAAATCTTGGCAAGAGGAAGACAAAGACCCAGAAACGTTAATTTATCTGAATAATGCCCTGTTAGAGGCTACTAAATCCGATTACTATACCATTGCTGTGGCGGTGCCCATCGTTAGGAAGAACAATGGCTCTGTCAAAAATCGGCAGCTAGCTCAAAAAATTATTCGAGGAATCGCTCACGCTCAAATAGAAGTTAACTTAGACCTTTTTCAGGATAATGACAAACTCCCTAACAACTTTATTCAAAAGTTACCAGGAAAGGATGTTATAAACGGTAAATCAATCAAGGGTAAGGGTCTCAAAGTTATTATTGCTGATGATGCCAATATCCCCTCAGAAGCGATCCAAAGGGCAAAAGCACTAGTCAAGGAACGGGATATCCTAGGGGTAGTTGGTCACTATGCTAGTGATATGACTATGGAAACGGTGGATATTTATAATAGTAATAAGCTAGTGTTAATCTCCTCTGGATCCACAACGGAAGAATTAACAGAGCACCCTAGAAAATTTTTCTTTCGGACGGTACCTACCGCTAAAATTTCAGCCCAATATTTGGTTGATTATTTGGTTGACATTGGTTACCAAAAAGCGGCAGTTTTTTATAATCCTCGCAGTCCATTCACTCACTCGTTCTGGCAAGAATTTAAACAGGAGTTTACTAACCAAGGAGGAGAACTTGTCGATATCGAACACTATGATATATCTAAGCCCAACTTTAACCCTAAGCAAGCAATAGAGGAAATTGGTAAAACCCAGGACATAGCTATTGTTTTAAATCCTGATGGTCAAGTCACCAATGCTGTCACTAATGCTATCGATATGATCAAGGAAAACAATGGTCGTAATGTGATGGTGGGTTCCTCGGGAATCGCCAGGTCAAAAACACTAGCACTTAAACAGCCCGATCTATTCGAGAACCTTGTGCTGTCTGTTTCCTGGCATCACCTAAACAGTGCTAACCCACAAGTTAATCAAGATGCTCAAACCTTATGGGGAAAATCTTTTAATTCCTTAACTGCCTGGTTTGCTTTAGCCTATGATGCAACTCGTGGGTTGATTACGGCTATCGAAAAACAGAACAATCCGACACGCATTGGTATGCAGAAAACCTTGAGAAGTCCTGATTTTATTGCCGAGGGGGTAACCGGAAAAATTGAGTTTGAACCGTCTAACGGTAATCGTAAGAATCCCTCACAAATCTTAGTCCATGTGGTGCCTTGTCCCAACCATGAGTCTGGGTTAGACTTTGTGCCCCTTGAGTATTCTTCTTGTGATTAA